In a single window of the Caldalkalibacillus uzonensis genome:
- a CDS encoding hydantoinase/oxoprolinase family protein has product MIKIVERSECRLATRNSQILAIDAGGTMTDTFIIDNNGEFVVGKAQSTPEDESIGLLNSARDALSYWDTTVEEEFPKLLAGVYSGTAMLNRLVSRKGRRVGLIVNKGMEDFHRMGRAIQAYLGYSYSDRLHLNTHRYDPPLVPRELTRGVTERVDLFGNVVIPLYEHEVAPAVQDLLDQDVEAIVISLLHSYKYPHHERKIRDIARDIIKSSGKEIPVFASVDYYPVRKESHRTNTTIIEAYAADPSRETLNKISKRIRDHGATFDLRVMASHGGTISTKANELARTLVSGPIGGVVGAKYLGEYLGISNIACSDIGGTSFDMALITQGDLSINTSPDMARLVLSLPLVAMDTVGAGAGSYVRIDPNFKSITLGPDSAGHRVGVCYPEGGVETVTVSDCHVVLGLINPDNFLGGEVKLHPERAYEAVKTQIAEPLGLSVEDAAYGVIDLLESQLRNYLESMILGKGYSPSQYVCFSYGGGGPLHTAGYTKGLGFEDVLVPAWAAGFSAFGCGAADFEYRYDKTLDINVNDGASEQEKIAAGRELQDAWNELMEKVAQEFEKNKFSRDEVDFRLYFRMQYQGQLNDLEIESPIQSFKHVGHWEDLVQAFEEMYTRVYAKAATSPELGYSITGAIVRGIVEVAKPKVPEEPLEGETPPQDAYLGKRRVYWKGEWIEADIWEMEKLKAGNKIKAFAILESPATTFVIPPGFETYLDQHRIFHLKELK; this is encoded by the coding sequence ATGATAAAAATTGTTGAAAGGAGCGAATGTAGGTTGGCCACAAGAAATTCACAAATTTTAGCCATTGATGCAGGCGGAACAATGACCGATACGTTCATCATTGACAACAACGGGGAATTTGTCGTTGGCAAAGCACAATCGACACCCGAAGATGAATCGATTGGTCTCTTAAATTCCGCCAGGGATGCACTCAGTTATTGGGATACCACGGTAGAAGAGGAATTCCCCAAGTTGCTTGCCGGTGTGTATTCGGGAACGGCGATGCTAAACAGGCTTGTTTCACGAAAAGGGCGCCGGGTCGGTTTGATCGTCAACAAGGGAATGGAAGATTTTCACCGCATGGGGAGGGCGATTCAAGCGTATTTGGGGTATTCGTATTCCGATCGCCTTCATCTGAATACGCACCGTTATGATCCACCGCTGGTGCCAAGGGAGTTGACACGTGGAGTAACCGAAAGAGTGGACTTGTTTGGAAACGTTGTCATTCCCCTTTATGAACATGAAGTGGCACCGGCTGTGCAAGATCTTCTCGATCAAGACGTGGAAGCCATTGTCATCAGCTTGCTTCATTCGTATAAATACCCGCATCACGAGAGAAAGATCAGGGACATTGCCCGCGACATCATCAAGTCGAGTGGAAAAGAGATTCCCGTTTTTGCCTCAGTTGATTATTATCCCGTGCGTAAGGAGTCTCATCGCACAAACACAACCATTATTGAAGCCTATGCCGCGGATCCGTCGCGGGAAACGTTAAACAAAATCAGCAAACGTATCCGTGACCATGGTGCAACCTTTGACCTCCGTGTCATGGCCAGCCATGGCGGGACGATCAGTACCAAGGCGAACGAATTGGCCCGGACCCTTGTCTCCGGACCGATCGGTGGCGTCGTCGGTGCTAAATATCTGGGAGAATACCTCGGCATTTCCAATATCGCCTGTTCAGACATCGGTGGCACCAGCTTTGACATGGCCCTTATTACACAAGGGGATTTAAGTATCAACACCAGCCCCGACATGGCTCGCTTAGTGCTTTCACTCCCGCTTGTCGCCATGGATACAGTCGGAGCGGGCGCAGGCAGCTACGTGCGCATAGATCCCAACTTTAAATCCATCACTTTGGGACCTGACAGTGCAGGACACCGCGTTGGTGTATGCTATCCTGAAGGCGGTGTGGAGACAGTGACCGTGTCTGACTGTCACGTCGTGCTCGGCTTGATTAACCCGGACAATTTCCTGGGCGGTGAAGTGAAATTGCATCCGGAACGGGCTTATGAAGCGGTTAAAACTCAAATTGCAGAACCGCTCGGATTGTCCGTTGAAGATGCGGCTTACGGTGTGATCGACTTGTTAGAGTCACAACTGCGCAACTACCTCGAATCGATGATCCTGGGCAAAGGTTATTCTCCTTCGCAATACGTCTGCTTCTCATACGGTGGCGGCGGGCCGCTGCATACGGCAGGTTATACGAAAGGACTCGGTTTCGAAGATGTGCTTGTTCCCGCTTGGGCGGCCGGGTTTTCAGCCTTCGGATGCGGTGCGGCTGACTTTGAATATCGCTACGATAAAACACTGGACATCAACGTCAATGATGGTGCAAGTGAGCAAGAGAAAATCGCGGCTGGACGTGAATTGCAGGACGCCTGGAATGAGTTGATGGAAAAGGTGGCCCAGGAGTTTGAGAAAAACAAATTTTCCAGAGATGAAGTAGATTTTCGTTTGTATTTCAGAATGCAATACCAAGGACAGCTAAACGATTTGGAAATCGAAAGCCCGATTCAGTCTTTTAAACACGTCGGTCACTGGGAAGATCTTGTGCAAGCATTTGAAGAGATGTACACCCGTGTCTATGCCAAAGCAGCAACCTCGCCGGAGTTAGGCTACAGCATTACCGGTGCCATCGTCCGCGGAATCGTCGAAGTGGCCAAACCGAAAGTGCCCGAAGAACCGCTGGAAGGCGAAACCCCGCCGCAAGACGCCTATCTTGGCAAACGCCGCGTGTATTGGAAAGGCGAATGGATTGAGGCCGACATCTGGGAGATGGAAAAACTGAAAGCCGGAAACAAAATCAAAGCGTTCGCCATTTTGGAATCACCAGCAACGACGTTTGTTATTCCCCCCGGCTTTGAGACCTATCTTGATCAACACCGCATCTTCCACTTGAAAGAATTAAAATAA
- a CDS encoding sodium:solute symporter family protein produces the protein MDKSVVVWGWNLFLLFFAFLAFLTYFGHKKTKGLVDFLAARRSYGPIIVGLALGATTCSAAATMGNPGLVFNMGWPALWYAFGYGGAVVAWAFVAFKLSKISTRMSAKSLPDYMGIRFQSNYMRAITAIVTLTMIYYVAGQFAGTGWIFDRILNIPYHFGVILAGIIIAAYIVIGGTHAEVLNSAIQGVIMLVLALFVTFTVLYYVGTISEINDKLTAQDPNLSWDVVFNNPFFGEFTGPGIMISLALFALTPQLSKMWFTLREERQIPTTLLVGLVFMFFMGLLMWLGGLGARAVVPDVPPDVGVLEMLTKFMPAPVIAMAGVAILAAIMSTTSGLFLVLSIAVANDIFRDLIVPRFKKKMSEEQADRITFLGTRMMIPIVMLVGIIIAFNPPQFLTALMWIGIGAFVGGISPVMIVGSVWRKTTKAGAIVGSTLGFGSYLILYFIMGQQLGVTLFTVPWAGSTVAMIIAFSSCIIVSLFTIPLPEEHLNKIFEAENETDQSPAINK, from the coding sequence ATGGATAAATCAGTTGTAGTTTGGGGTTGGAACTTGTTCTTGCTATTTTTCGCTTTTTTAGCTTTTTTAACATATTTCGGGCATAAGAAGACTAAGGGGTTAGTTGATTTCCTTGCAGCCCGAAGGTCATATGGGCCCATTATTGTTGGGCTGGCATTAGGGGCAACAACATGCAGTGCTGCGGCAACTATGGGTAACCCTGGTCTGGTATTTAATATGGGCTGGCCGGCTTTATGGTACGCATTTGGTTATGGTGGAGCAGTAGTTGCTTGGGCGTTTGTAGCCTTTAAACTATCTAAGATAAGTACAAGGATGTCCGCCAAGTCTTTGCCAGATTACATGGGCATTAGATTCCAAAGCAATTACATGAGAGCCATTACTGCCATAGTCACCTTAACAATGATTTATTATGTGGCCGGCCAATTTGCCGGAACAGGTTGGATTTTTGACCGGATATTAAATATTCCTTATCATTTTGGAGTCATTTTGGCTGGAATAATTATTGCAGCATATATCGTCATTGGAGGTACCCATGCGGAGGTTTTGAATTCAGCAATTCAGGGTGTCATTATGCTTGTCTTGGCCTTATTTGTTACATTTACAGTCTTATATTACGTAGGTACAATTTCCGAAATAAATGATAAGCTTACAGCACAAGACCCTAATTTAAGTTGGGATGTCGTATTTAATAACCCCTTCTTCGGAGAATTTACCGGACCCGGTATTATGATTTCACTGGCTTTGTTTGCCTTAACACCGCAACTGTCAAAGATGTGGTTTACTCTGCGTGAGGAAAGGCAAATCCCCACTACATTACTTGTAGGATTGGTATTTATGTTCTTCATGGGACTGTTAATGTGGTTAGGGGGTTTGGGAGCAAGAGCAGTAGTCCCTGATGTTCCTCCAGATGTAGGGGTATTAGAGATGCTTACAAAGTTTATGCCAGCACCTGTTATTGCCATGGCAGGAGTGGCTATACTTGCTGCTATCATGTCAACAACGTCAGGACTGTTTCTAGTATTAAGTATAGCGGTGGCTAATGATATTTTTAGAGATTTAATAGTTCCGCGTTTTAAAAAGAAAATGTCTGAAGAACAAGCGGACAGAATTACATTTCTAGGAACCAGAATGATGATACCAATAGTAATGCTTGTTGGAATCATTATTGCTTTTAATCCTCCACAATTCCTTACGGCTCTTATGTGGATTGGTATCGGAGCATTTGTAGGGGGGATCTCCCCAGTCATGATAGTGGGCAGCGTGTGGAGAAAAACGACAAAAGCCGGTGCGATTGTTGGCTCTACTCTAGGGTTTGGTTCATATTTAATTCTATACTTTATAATGGGTCAGCAGTTAGGTGTAACACTATTTACAGTCCCTTGGGCAGGGAGTACTGTTGCGATGATTATCGCCTTTTCATCCTGTATCATAGTGAGTTTATTTACTATACCGCTTCCCGAAGAGCATTTAAATAAGATATTTGAAGCGGAAAACGAAACTGACCAATCTCCTGCTATTAATAAATAA
- a CDS encoding TetR/AcrR family transcriptional regulator encodes MGKEKLTQRQLKALQTKKDLFESAITLFRQKGYDEVSIDDIAERAGTAKGTFYTYFKSKDQVIIEQFNKIDEQYLQVFKSFNNQQSATEKLMRFVKEQHLYCSHVIGIDLLKIVYYSQIRNKGEAVEVIDENRWLYRLVRNIIEEGQASGEFRTDLSSEELTRMVVRCMRGTLYDYCLYNGQFDLVEDGQKFFELFINGVLKQ; translated from the coding sequence ATGGGTAAAGAAAAATTGACCCAAAGACAATTAAAAGCGTTACAGACAAAAAAGGATCTTTTTGAAAGTGCAATCACTCTTTTTAGACAAAAAGGATATGATGAAGTTTCTATTGATGATATTGCTGAAAGAGCAGGGACAGCCAAAGGTACTTTTTATACTTACTTCAAGTCCAAAGACCAGGTCATCATTGAGCAATTTAATAAAATAGATGAACAATACTTACAAGTATTTAAAAGCTTTAATAATCAACAATCTGCAACAGAAAAACTGATGCGGTTTGTTAAAGAACAGCATTTATATTGTAGCCATGTGATAGGGATAGATTTGCTAAAAATTGTCTATTACAGCCAAATTAGAAATAAAGGTGAAGCAGTCGAAGTCATTGACGAAAATAGATGGTTATATAGGTTAGTTCGCAATATAATTGAAGAGGGACAGGCTTCGGGTGAATTTAGGACTGATTTATCTTCTGAGGAACTAACAAGGATGGTTGTCCGCTGTATGAGAGGTACATTGTACGACTATTGCTTATACAATGGTCAATTTGATTTGGTCGAAGATGGACAAAAATTTTTCGAATTATTCATCAATGGTGTCTTAAAACAATGA
- a CDS encoding Zn-dependent hydrolase codes for MAGVSEVNKKVLDRLMATYNDSHDHSGVSGERLAARLAQLAAIGLTEEGGSQRIGFSPEERAAKELVKQWMNEAGLEVREDGAGNVIGRFTAQQDHLPVVMSGSHVDSVPNGGHFDGTLGVLAALEVAQAWKETGYRPDAPYEVVIFSDEEGARFNGGLTGSRAMMGEVNLEKQQQLKDINGDSFQSVIERDGLTVEQFMAAKRDPAEIAAFVEVHIEQGKTLEDAGIPVGIVNGIAGPCWLEVTFRGQAGHAGNTPMNQRFDALAAASQFILQVESLPKRISSTAVGTVGKIQVHPGGINVIPGEVKVYVDLRDIKRETRDQLIDAVQKEAHHIAQQRRLQVELSETLRVEPVPIYENMQQTVRTAVEALGIPPLFLPSGAGHDAMVLGRHVPVAMLFVQSKEGISHNPNEWSELNDCVQAVHVLKHLLEQLVTEEHC; via the coding sequence ATGGCTGGTGTATCGGAAGTAAACAAGAAGGTGCTAGACCGGCTAATGGCGACATATAATGACAGTCACGATCATTCAGGTGTCAGTGGAGAAAGGCTGGCTGCAAGACTGGCTCAGCTAGCAGCTATTGGCCTGACGGAAGAGGGTGGTTCTCAGCGGATTGGTTTTTCACCCGAAGAAAGAGCTGCAAAAGAGTTAGTCAAACAGTGGATGAACGAAGCAGGGCTGGAGGTGAGGGAAGACGGTGCAGGTAATGTCATTGGACGGTTCACGGCTCAACAAGATCACTTGCCTGTCGTCATGTCCGGTTCCCATGTAGACAGTGTTCCCAACGGCGGCCATTTTGACGGCACCTTGGGTGTGTTAGCCGCGCTGGAAGTGGCGCAAGCCTGGAAGGAGACTGGCTATCGCCCTGATGCTCCCTATGAAGTGGTCATTTTCTCAGATGAAGAAGGGGCCCGATTTAACGGAGGACTGACCGGCAGCCGGGCCATGATGGGTGAAGTTAACCTGGAGAAACAGCAGCAGTTAAAAGATATTAACGGCGATTCATTTCAATCCGTGATAGAACGGGATGGCTTGACGGTTGAACAATTTATGGCGGCCAAGCGGGATCCTGCGGAGATTGCGGCTTTTGTTGAAGTTCACATTGAACAAGGGAAAACCCTTGAAGACGCTGGAATTCCGGTTGGCATTGTCAACGGAATCGCCGGCCCTTGCTGGCTGGAAGTGACTTTTAGAGGGCAAGCGGGTCATGCGGGTAATACCCCTATGAACCAACGCTTCGATGCGTTAGCGGCGGCCAGTCAGTTTATTCTTCAGGTGGAATCATTGCCTAAGCGAATCAGTTCGACCGCAGTGGGTACGGTCGGCAAAATACAAGTTCATCCGGGGGGTATCAATGTTATTCCAGGTGAAGTGAAAGTGTACGTGGATCTCAGAGACATTAAGCGGGAAACGAGAGATCAACTGATTGATGCTGTGCAGAAAGAGGCACACCACATTGCCCAACAGCGTCGTTTGCAAGTGGAGCTTTCGGAAACATTGAGGGTCGAACCTGTCCCCATCTATGAAAACATGCAGCAAACAGTGAGGACTGCTGTTGAGGCGTTGGGCATCCCCCCTCTGTTTCTCCCTAGTGGGGCAGGACATGATGCCATGGTATTGGGACGCCATGTGCCCGTCGCCATGTTATTTGTGCAGAGCAAGGAGGGGATCAGCCACAATCCTAACGAGTGGTCTGAGCTTAATGACTGTGTACAAGCCGTCCATGTCCTTAAACACCTTCTGGAACAATTGGTGACGGAAGAGCACTGTTAA
- a CDS encoding AMP-binding protein: protein MAHSLLGIGLSKGDRVGIYMKNNPFYVFSLFAIGKAGLVEVPINPNFREPEILHIINTAHVSTIIVEANMEFINILSKISSESSVLKNVIIVGDIKKNQKWKPIYIY, encoded by the coding sequence ATTGCTCACTCATTATTGGGTATTGGATTATCTAAGGGTGACCGTGTTGGAATTTACATGAAAAACAACCCGTTTTATGTTTTCAGCTTATTTGCAATTGGAAAAGCCGGATTAGTCGAAGTACCGATAAATCCTAACTTTAGAGAACCAGAAATACTGCATATTATAAATACCGCTCATGTATCGACCATTATCGTTGAAGCAAATATGGAATTCATAAATATTCTTTCTAAAATATCCAGTGAATCATCTGTATTAAAAAATGTAATCATCGTAGGTGATATCAAAAAAAACCAAAAATGGAAGCCAATATATATTTATTAA
- a CDS encoding thiolase family protein, whose translation MNDVCIIGVGMTRFGKHLDKSLKELGKEAALNAIEDVNIDHSQIEAAFVGNAMAGILSGQECIRGQVILNDVGLSDVNVINTENACASGSSAFHLAWTAVASGVYDVVLVLAAEKMVYQDKNKAFKALESGTDVEQLKNFPGYCENSKGKSIFMDYYADEANKHMNQYGTSIETLAKIAEKNSYNGSFNPYAQYQEAHSLESILQSRMISDPLRLLMCSPVSDGAAAAVLCNKKVASKFSTKPIYVASSVGVSEVGSTNDKSTVERAAIKSYEKAGLGPDDLDVLEVHDATVIGELLAYEQLGLCQKGQGGELIESGKTKLDGDLPVNPSGGLISRGHPVGATGVAQIVEIVWQLRGAAGKRQVSTDPKVGLTENVGGFINNDNAAAFIHLLKK comes from the coding sequence ATGAACGATGTTTGTATCATTGGGGTGGGGATGACAAGGTTTGGAAAGCATCTGGATAAAAGTTTGAAAGAATTGGGGAAAGAGGCTGCATTAAATGCGATTGAAGATGTCAACATTGATCATTCGCAAATAGAAGCCGCTTTTGTTGGAAATGCAATGGCAGGTATATTGTCTGGCCAGGAATGTATCAGAGGGCAAGTGATATTAAATGACGTAGGTTTATCTGATGTAAACGTTATTAATACAGAAAACGCCTGCGCAAGTGGTTCTAGTGCTTTTCATTTGGCATGGACAGCAGTCGCTTCAGGAGTATATGACGTTGTATTGGTACTTGCAGCAGAAAAGATGGTTTATCAAGATAAAAATAAAGCGTTTAAGGCGCTAGAGAGTGGAACCGATGTAGAACAACTCAAGAATTTTCCTGGATACTGTGAAAATAGTAAAGGAAAAAGTATTTTTATGGATTATTATGCAGACGAAGCCAATAAGCATATGAATCAGTATGGAACATCAATTGAAACACTAGCAAAAATTGCAGAAAAGAACAGTTATAATGGAAGTTTTAACCCTTATGCACAATATCAAGAAGCTCATTCACTTGAGAGTATACTTCAATCCCGTATGATTAGTGACCCGCTAAGGTTACTGATGTGTTCACCGGTTTCTGATGGCGCCGCAGCTGCAGTACTTTGCAATAAAAAAGTGGCGAGTAAATTTTCAACAAAACCTATATACGTTGCAAGTTCAGTTGGTGTTTCAGAAGTAGGATCTACAAACGATAAAAGTACTGTAGAAAGGGCTGCCATAAAATCTTATGAAAAGGCAGGATTAGGTCCGGATGACTTGGATGTCCTTGAAGTTCATGATGCAACCGTCATCGGCGAACTGTTAGCTTATGAGCAATTGGGACTTTGTCAAAAAGGGCAAGGTGGAGAACTGATTGAATCAGGGAAAACAAAACTTGATGGTGATTTACCTGTAAATCCAAGCGGAGGATTAATTTCGAGAGGGCACCCAGTCGGTGCAACTGGAGTGGCCCAAATCGTTGAGATCGTATGGCAGCTTCGAGGTGCTGCAGGGAAACGGCAAGTCTCAACCGATCCAAAAGTTGGTCTAACAGAAAATGTAGGGGGATTTATTAATAACGATAATGCCGCTGCGTTTATTCATTTACTAAAAAAATAA
- a CDS encoding AMP-binding protein, whose product MEANIYLLTELMENSDESNPDIKVNESDPTCIFFTSGTTGLPKGAPLSNKTYILAAKSICAIPLVNKKSRNYTCLPLFHANAQLYSVTGMRCLGASLVLSDHFSPRNFFNKISKYKATYFNSIGGMMQILDVTFGEEDVPEHTAKFVAVGGTPKELWERFEKKFKVDIFEAYSMSEVPVLFGNFHPEKSKRKVGSFGKPIFADLGRETKIVDDHNQEVKAGVGELIQKGQDFMMKEYLNAPKATSEVFDADGWIHSGDIVRKDEEGYHYFVDRKKFIIRVAGENVSAFEVEDVVNSHPAIEQSAAIPVPDPIRGEEIKIFIKLKEGINDVNMEEIIEHCAQRLAYFKVPRYIEIVSKFPKTSTERIQKMTLKNEERARECHGWDRNKEIPDWRNKYYNIK is encoded by the coding sequence ATGGAAGCCAATATATATTTATTAACTGAATTGATGGAGAATTCGGATGAAAGTAATCCAGATATTAAAGTAAATGAATCAGATCCAACTTGCATATTTTTTACATCAGGTACGACAGGATTACCTAAAGGAGCTCCACTTTCAAACAAAACATATATTCTTGCTGCCAAAAGTATTTGTGCTATTCCTTTAGTAAACAAAAAATCGAGAAATTATACATGTCTTCCCCTCTTTCATGCCAATGCTCAATTGTACTCCGTAACCGGGATGAGATGTTTAGGGGCATCACTTGTTTTGTCGGATCACTTCTCACCAAGAAATTTCTTTAACAAGATATCAAAATATAAGGCAACATATTTTAATTCCATTGGTGGAATGATGCAGATTTTAGATGTAACGTTCGGAGAAGAAGACGTTCCGGAACATACTGCTAAATTTGTAGCTGTAGGTGGAACTCCTAAAGAGCTATGGGAACGGTTTGAAAAGAAATTTAAAGTCGATATTTTTGAGGCTTATAGTATGAGTGAAGTTCCTGTATTATTTGGAAATTTCCACCCGGAAAAAAGCAAAAGAAAAGTTGGCTCATTTGGCAAACCTATTTTTGCTGATCTCGGTAGAGAAACTAAAATTGTTGATGATCATAACCAAGAAGTAAAAGCAGGGGTAGGGGAACTTATACAAAAGGGGCAAGATTTTATGATGAAGGAGTATCTCAATGCACCAAAGGCAACATCAGAAGTATTTGATGCAGATGGGTGGATTCACTCAGGAGATATTGTAAGAAAAGACGAAGAAGGATACCACTATTTTGTAGATAGAAAGAAGTTCATCATTAGAGTGGCTGGAGAAAATGTATCTGCTTTTGAAGTTGAAGATGTTGTCAATAGTCATCCAGCTATTGAGCAATCAGCGGCCATACCTGTACCGGACCCCATTAGAGGAGAAGAAATAAAAATATTTATTAAGCTCAAAGAGGGAATAAATGACGTTAATATGGAGGAAATCATTGAGCATTGTGCACAAAGATTGGCGTACTTTAAAGTGCCGAGATATATAGAAATTGTGAGTAAATTTCCGAAAACTTCAACAGAAAGGATTCAAAAAATGACATTAAAAAATGAAGAAAGAGCGCGTGAATGTCATGGTTGGGATAGAAATAAAGAAATTCCTGACTGGAGAAATAAATACTACAACATAAAGTAA
- a CDS encoding acyl-CoA synthetase, whose amino-acid sequence MIGTSIGDLFEKSVSQYSHKTAIKDYRRSVTYNELRVEVNKCAHLLMQLGIKHGDRVALYMKNCIEYIVLEFAIAKVGAVRVPLNHFLNEKEVEYRLTDSQSKAIFCSAEFYNRIQSIKNRDLKDLIVVTVDNEDDFSLNSLMKKSSSDVQEPHVKEEDIAAIMYTGGTTGRSKGVIHTHKSLISLMYSEIIECDITREGVLLHSTPLPHAAGFFILPGLLRGCTHILHKEFNPAKFCETVERERVTFALLVPTMIYAILDLEERSSYDLSSLQTIVYGAAPMAPARIEQALETFGPILIQIYSQMEVANQTTVLTKQDHVKFLKNDKKRLASCGKEVIISQVKIVDDNGQEVGVEEVGEIITRGPHMMKGYWKLRKETMETIKKGWIYTGDLAYRDQEGYIYLVDRKKDMIISGGFNIYTTNVESALFKHPGVKQAAVIGVPDDKWGEAVKAIVVKHDKSNVTEVELLSHCKKHLSGYEVPKSIDFVDTLPLTPYGKIDKKALRKRYWEKKERQIN is encoded by the coding sequence ATGATAGGGACTTCGATTGGAGATTTGTTTGAAAAATCAGTCAGTCAATACTCTCATAAAACAGCTATTAAAGACTATAGAAGGTCGGTTACTTATAACGAACTAAGAGTAGAAGTGAATAAGTGTGCTCATTTATTAATGCAGCTCGGAATTAAACATGGTGATCGGGTTGCATTATATATGAAAAACTGTATCGAATATATCGTATTGGAATTTGCTATTGCCAAAGTTGGTGCTGTGCGAGTACCTTTAAACCATTTTTTAAATGAAAAAGAGGTTGAATATCGATTAACAGATTCACAATCGAAAGCCATTTTTTGTAGTGCAGAATTTTATAATCGTATACAAAGTATTAAAAATCGCGATCTAAAAGACCTTATAGTCGTAACAGTAGATAATGAAGATGATTTTAGCCTCAATTCACTAATGAAGAAGTCTTCAAGTGATGTTCAAGAACCTCATGTAAAAGAAGAAGATATCGCAGCAATTATGTACACGGGAGGAACTACTGGGCGTTCAAAGGGTGTTATTCATACACACAAATCACTCATTTCTTTAATGTACAGTGAAATTATTGAATGTGACATTACTCGAGAAGGTGTATTACTTCACAGTACCCCACTTCCTCATGCAGCTGGCTTCTTCATCCTACCCGGCTTGCTAAGAGGATGCACTCATATTCTCCATAAAGAATTTAATCCAGCCAAATTTTGTGAAACTGTTGAACGAGAAAGAGTCACATTTGCATTATTAGTTCCTACTATGATTTATGCCATTTTAGATCTTGAGGAAAGATCCAGCTATGATTTGAGCAGTTTACAAACGATTGTATATGGCGCGGCACCAATGGCGCCTGCGCGTATAGAACAGGCACTTGAAACCTTTGGCCCAATACTAATCCAAATCTATTCACAAATGGAGGTAGCCAACCAAACAACAGTACTGACTAAGCAAGACCATGTTAAGTTTTTGAAAAACGATAAGAAACGTCTGGCCTCTTGTGGAAAAGAGGTTATTATTTCACAGGTGAAAATTGTAGATGACAATGGGCAAGAGGTGGGGGTTGAAGAAGTAGGAGAAATAATAACACGTGGTCCACATATGATGAAAGGATATTGGAAACTTAGGAAAGAAACGATGGAAACAATAAAGAAGGGTTGGATTTATACAGGTGATTTAGCTTATCGAGATCAAGAAGGCTATATTTATCTGGTAGATAGAAAAAAAGATATGATCATCAGCGGTGGCTTTAATATTTATACGACAAATGTTGAAAGCGCTTTATTCAAGCATCCCGGTGTCAAACAAGCAGCCGTCATCGGTGTTCCAGATGATAAATGGGGAGAAGCTGTAAAGGCCATTGTAGTCAAACACGATAAATCAAATGTTACTGAAGTTGAACTCCTATCACATTGTAAAAAACATTTATCCGGTTATGAAGTGCCTAAATCAATTGACTTTGTTGACACTTTACCATTAACTCCATATGGAAAAATAGATAAAAAGGCATTGCGTAAACGATATTGGGAAAAGAAAGAGCGTCAAATTAATTAA